A genomic stretch from Schistosoma haematobium chromosome 2, whole genome shotgun sequence includes:
- the CCT4 gene encoding T-complex protein 1 subunit delta, variant 2 (EggNog:ENOG410V942~COG:O) — MTQGFVSDVLSGSSGKAKEGQYEDKGKPAAIRSSNIVAAKAVADAIRTSLGPKGMDKMVRNLNILIFVKIQEAKGDVTITNDGATILKQMKLLHPAAKMLVELSKAQDIEAGDGTTSVVVLAGSLLDACSKLLDKGIHPTSISDAFQKAALKACDILESMSIPVDLGNHEELIKVATTSLNSKIVSQHSDCLAPIAVKSVLDVIDPAYPNSVSLDDIRVVKKLGGTVEDTKLVDGLILTQRAESACGVKRVEKAKIALIQFCISPPKTDMENNVVITDYTQMDRIMKEERQYILNIIKAVKKAGCNVLLIQKSILRDAVNELALHYFNKMKIMVVKDIERTEVEFICKTLHCIPIASLDHFNPEYMGSANLVEESEATAHCVHITGIENRGRTISILVRGSNKLMLDEAERSLHDALCVIRCLVKKRAMISGGGAPEIEIAQKLAAFANTTPGLDQYCFRAFADAFEVIPYTLAENAGLSPVQTVTELRALHAKGEKNAGINVRTGAVVDILAQNVIQPMLVSYSAVTLATETVRSILKIDDVINAIRN; from the exons ATGACCCAAGGTTTTGTTAGTGATGTTCTTAGTGGATCTAGCGGTAAAGCCAAGGAAGGTCAGTATGAAGATAAAGGAAAACCTGCTGCCATCAGATCAAGCAACATAGTTGCCGCCAAAG CTGTCGCCGATGCAATTCGTACTAGCCTAGGACCCAAAGGAATGGATAAAATGGTAAGAAATCTTAATATTTTGATTTTCGTGAAGATACAAGAGGCGAAAGGTGATGTCACGATCACTAATGATGGAGCCACGATATTGAAACAAATGAAGCTTCTTCACCCTGCAGCCAAAATG TTGGTAGAATTATCGAAAGCTCAAGATATCGAGGCAGGTGATGGTACCACTTCCGTAGTTGTTCTAGCAGGAAGTCTTCTTGATGCTTGCTCAAAACTGCTAGATAAAGGTATCCACCCAACCTCCATCTCAGATGCTTTCCAAAAAGCTGCATTAAAGGCTTGTGATATCCTGGAGAGTATGTCTATCCCTGTAGATCTGGGAAACCACGAGGAACTTATCAAAGTGGCTACAACCTCACTTAATTCCAAAATCGTCTCACAACATTCGGATTGCTTGGCACCCATAGCCGTAAAATCTGTCTTGGATGTTATAGACCCAGCCTATCCTAACTCCGTCTCTCTAGATGATATTCGTGTCGTGAAAAAACTTGG AGGCACAGTCGAAGACACCAAGTTAGTCGACGGTCTTATACTCACCCAACGTGCTGAATCTGCTTGTGGCGTTAAAAGAGTAGAGAAAGCGAAAATAGCTCTTATTCAGTTTTGTATCTCTCCTCCAAAAACAGAT ATGGAAAATAATGTCGTCATCACAGATTATACTCAGATGGATAGAATCATGAAGGAAGAAAGACAATACATTCTCAACATCATCAAAGCTGTTAAAAAGGCTGGGTGTAATGTCTTGTTGATTCAGAAAAGCATTTTGCGAGATGCTGTAAATGAATTAGCTCTCCATTACTTTAATAAAATGAAGATTATGGTTGTCAAGGATATCGAGCGAACAGAAGTAGAATTTATATGCAAG ACACTGCATTGCATACCAATAGCAAGTCTAGACCATTTCAATCCAGAATATATGGGATCTGCCAATTTGGTTGAAGAATCAGAGGCAACCGCTCATTGCGTTCACATCACAGGTATTGAGAACAGGGGAAGGACAATATCAATCTTGGTCCGGGGTTCCAATAAACTTATGTTGGACGAAGCTGAACGTTCATTGCATGATGCACTTTGTGTTATTCGATGTTTAGTAAAAAAGAG AGCTATGATCTCAGGTGGTGGTGCACCAGAAATCGAAATTGCCCAGAAGTTAGCTGCATTCGCTAACACTACACCTGGTCTTGATCAATATTGTTTTCGTGCCTTCGCTGATGCATTCGAAGTTATTCCGTACACATTAGCAGAAAATGCTGGTTTGAGTCCTGTACAAACTGTCACTGAACTACGAGCTTTACATGCTAAAGGGGAGAAAAATGCTGGGATCAATGTTCGAACG
- the CCT4 gene encoding T-complex protein 1 subunit delta (EggNog:ENOG41032AX~COG:O), with the protein MTQGFVSDVLSGSSGKAKEGQYEDKGKPAAIRSSNIVAAKAVADAIRTSLGPKGMDKMIQEAKGDVTITNDGATILKQMKLLHPAAKMLVELSKAQDIEAGDGTTSVVVLAGSLLDACSKLLDKGIHPTSISDAFQKAALKACDILESMSIPVDLGNHEELIKVATTSLNSKIVSQHSDCLAPIAVKSVLDVIDPAYPNSVSLDDIRVVKKLGGTVEDTKLVDGLILTQRAESACGVKRVEKAKIALIQFCISPPKTDMENNVVITDYTQMDRIMKEERQYILNIIKAVKKAGCNVLLIQKSILRDAVNELALHYFNKMKIMVVKDIERTEVEFICKTLHCIPIASLDHFNPEYMGSANLVEESEATAHCVHITGIENRGRTISILVRGSNKLMLDEAERSLHDALCVIRCLVKKRAMISGGGAPEIEIAQKLAAFANTTPGLDQYCFRAFADAFEVIPYTLAENAGLSPVQTVTELRALHAKGEKNAGINVRTGAVVDILAQNVIQPMLVSYSAVTLATETVRSILKIDDVINAIRN; encoded by the exons ATGACCCAAGGTTTTGTTAGTGATGTTCTTAGTGGATCTAGCGGTAAAGCCAAGGAAGGTCAGTATGAAGATAAAGGAAAACCTGCTGCCATCAGATCAAGCAACATAGTTGCCGCCAAAG CTGTCGCCGATGCAATTCGTACTAGCCTAGGACCCAAAGGAATGGATAAAATG ATACAAGAGGCGAAAGGTGATGTCACGATCACTAATGATGGAGCCACGATATTGAAACAAATGAAGCTTCTTCACCCTGCAGCCAAAATG TTGGTAGAATTATCGAAAGCTCAAGATATCGAGGCAGGTGATGGTACCACTTCCGTAGTTGTTCTAGCAGGAAGTCTTCTTGATGCTTGCTCAAAACTGCTAGATAAAGGTATCCACCCAACCTCCATCTCAGATGCTTTCCAAAAAGCTGCATTAAAGGCTTGTGATATCCTGGAGAGTATGTCTATCCCTGTAGATCTGGGAAACCACGAGGAACTTATCAAAGTGGCTACAACCTCACTTAATTCCAAAATCGTCTCACAACATTCGGATTGCTTGGCACCCATAGCCGTAAAATCTGTCTTGGATGTTATAGACCCAGCCTATCCTAACTCCGTCTCTCTAGATGATATTCGTGTCGTGAAAAAACTTGG AGGCACAGTCGAAGACACCAAGTTAGTCGACGGTCTTATACTCACCCAACGTGCTGAATCTGCTTGTGGCGTTAAAAGAGTAGAGAAAGCGAAAATAGCTCTTATTCAGTTTTGTATCTCTCCTCCAAAAACAGAT ATGGAAAATAATGTCGTCATCACAGATTATACTCAGATGGATAGAATCATGAAGGAAGAAAGACAATACATTCTCAACATCATCAAAGCTGTTAAAAAGGCTGGGTGTAATGTCTTGTTGATTCAGAAAAGCATTTTGCGAGATGCTGTAAATGAATTAGCTCTCCATTACTTTAATAAAATGAAGATTATGGTTGTCAAGGATATCGAGCGAACAGAAGTAGAATTTATATGCAAG ACACTGCATTGCATACCAATAGCAAGTCTAGACCATTTCAATCCAGAATATATGGGATCTGCCAATTTGGTTGAAGAATCAGAGGCAACCGCTCATTGCGTTCACATCACAGGTATTGAGAACAGGGGAAGGACAATATCAATCTTGGTCCGGGGTTCCAATAAACTTATGTTGGACGAAGCTGAACGTTCATTGCATGATGCACTTTGTGTTATTCGATGTTTAGTAAAAAAGAG AGCTATGATCTCAGGTGGTGGTGCACCAGAAATCGAAATTGCCCAGAAGTTAGCTGCATTCGCTAACACTACACCTGGTCTTGATCAATATTGTTTTCGTGCCTTCGCTGATGCATTCGAAGTTATTCCGTACACATTAGCAGAAAATGCTGGTTTGAGTCCTGTACAAACTGTCACTGAACTACGAGCTTTACATGCTAAAGGGGAGAAAAATGCTGGGATCAATGTTCGAACG